A window of the Comamonas sp. Y33R10-2 genome harbors these coding sequences:
- a CDS encoding alpha/beta fold hydrolase, whose product MATLTEENTSKRIKTKSWDIHYHEAGQGQPLVLVHGGGPGASAWSNFQPNIAYLAEHFHVFAVDLPGWGKSQAVTYDIRDNSGALAEFIDALGLGKVAIVGNSMGGSSCIRLTYERPDLISHLITLGSSAGVPGIFDAAGGLTEGVKALEAAYFNPSVETMRKFIATMTYDSRHVTDEFIEERVQLTKSRMDHVEGWITGHGKPMVRIDQSKLPEINIPTLHVHGRDDRTVNVAAALHLSRLIPNSRALIVNRCGHWVQLEHADEFNRSVTSFIKGQ is encoded by the coding sequence ATGGCGACTTTGACCGAAGAGAACACCAGCAAACGCATCAAGACCAAGTCTTGGGACATTCATTACCACGAAGCCGGTCAAGGCCAACCTCTGGTTTTGGTTCACGGTGGCGGCCCTGGCGCCTCTGCATGGAGCAACTTCCAACCAAACATCGCTTATTTGGCTGAGCACTTTCACGTATTTGCCGTGGATCTCCCAGGCTGGGGTAAGTCGCAGGCTGTGACATACGACATTCGCGATAACAGCGGTGCATTGGCTGAATTCATTGACGCGCTGGGTCTTGGCAAGGTTGCCATCGTGGGCAACTCCATGGGCGGATCTTCCTGCATTCGTCTTACCTACGAGCGCCCTGACCTCATCAGCCATTTGATCACTTTGGGATCTTCTGCCGGCGTTCCTGGAATTTTTGATGCTGCGGGTGGCTTAACTGAAGGTGTGAAAGCTCTGGAAGCTGCCTACTTCAACCCAAGCGTAGAAACAATGCGCAAGTTCATCGCAACGATGACTTATGACTCCCGTCACGTCACAGACGAGTTCATCGAGGAGCGCGTGCAGTTGACCAAGTCTCGCATGGACCACGTTGAAGGCTGGATCACCGGTCACGGCAAGCCCATGGTTCGCATCGACCAGTCCAAGCTGCCAGAGATCAATATCCCGACGTTGCACGTTCATGGCCGTGATGACCGTACCGTTAACGTCGCTGCCGCTCTGCATCTCTCTCGCCTGATCCCTAACTCTCGTGCATTGATCGTGAATCGTTGCGGCCACTGGGTACAACTGGAACACGCTGACGAATTCAACCGTTCAGTGACATCCTTCATCAAGGGTCAATAA